One window of Nymphaea colorata isolate Beijing-Zhang1983 chromosome 1, ASM883128v2, whole genome shotgun sequence genomic DNA carries:
- the LOC116246131 gene encoding agmatine hydroxycinnamoyltransferase 1-like has translation MKIKIESSKLVKPSYESPTHPATDVLIPLSLFDAVTFDTHVGGLYVYRPPTPPNRVIEQGLRKALVEYREWAGRFVYDADDRRCIILNDEGLPFVEASSEYPLGSILDEPSPHHLDLHPSLDAPDFLAQVQLTRFACGTLVVAFTSNHMVADGLATSGFIVAWGRATRGLPMDPLPLHDRSIFVPRDPPRFQFQHRGVEYVDRRATTKHSDPEDTIVVHKARFPHDFVAKLKSEASVNSPYTKPFTTFECVMAHLWRKITSARGLSGKETTKVKIAVNGRSRVSNPSVPMRYFGNVVLWAVPQSRVEDLLAKPVDHAAALIHDAVARVDDDYFRSFIDFSSSKEKMEGLVPSADEEEMVLSPDLEVDCWLKFPYYGLDFGAGSPYLFVPSHLPVEGLLIIVPSLAGVGDIDVYVPLFEKNVDSFKSGLFSLD, from the coding sequence ATGAAGATCAAGATAGAGAGTTCCAAACTCGTGAAGCCAAGCTACGAGTCCCCAACCCACCCTGCAACCGACGTCCTCATCCCTCTCAGCCTCTTCGACGCCGTCACCTTCGACACCCACGTCGGCGGCCTCTACGTCTACCGGCCGCCCACCCCGCCGAACCGAGTGATCGAGCAGGGCCTGCGCAAGGCCCTTGTAGAGTACAGGGAGTGGGCCGGCCGCTTCGTCTACGACGCCGACGACCGCCGCTGCATCATTCTCAACGACGAGGGTCTGCCCTTCGTCGAGGCCAGCTCGGAGTACCCCCTCGGCAGCATCCTGGACGAGCCCTCGCCCCATCACCTCGACCTGCACCCGTCCCTCGATGCCCCCGACTTCCTAGCCCAGGTGCAGCTCACCCGGTTCGCTTGCGGCACCCTCGTGGTGGCCTTCACCAGCAACCACATGGTCGCAGATGGGTTGGCTACCAGCGGCTTCATCGTTGCCTGGGGCCGAGCCACCCGCGGCCTCCCCATGGACCCTCTTCCGCTGCACGACCGCTCCATATTCGTCCCCCGCGACCCTCCCCGCTTCCAGTTCCAGCACCGAGGGGTCGAGTACGTCGACCGCCGGGCCACCACCAAACACTCGGACCCCGAGGACACCATAGTCGTTCACAAGGCACGCTTCCCCCATGACTTTGTAGCGAAGCTCAAGTCCGAGGCCTCCGTTAACAGCCCTTATACAAAGCCTTTTACGACCTTCGAGTGCGTTATGGCTCACCTTTGGAGGAAGATCACCAGCGCCAGAGGACTGAGCGGGAAGGAGACGACCAAGGTGAAGATTGCGGTGAACGGGCGCAGCAGAGTGAGCAACCCGTCGGTGCCCATGAGGTACTTCGGCAACGTGGTGCTGTGGGCTGTGCCGCAGTCCAGGGTGGAAGACCTGTTGGCCAAGCCGGTGGATCATGCAGCGGCGCTCATTCACGATGCCGTTGCTCGGGTGGACGACGACTACTTCAGGTCCTTCATCGACTTCTCGAGCTCCAAGGAGAAGATGGAAGGGCTGGTGCCGAGCGCGGACGAGGAGGAGATGGTGCTGAGCCCGGACCTGGAGGTGGACTGCTGGCTGAAGTTCCCTTACTATGGCTTGGACTTCGGTGCCGGGAGCCCTTACCTCTTCGTGCCTTCGCATCTGCCGGTGGAAGGGCTGCTGATCATCGTGCCTTCTTTGGCCGGCGTTGGTGATATTGACGTCTACGTTCCCCTCTTTGAGAAGAATGTGGACTCCTTCAAGAGTGGCCTGTTTTCACTGGATTAG